A region of Zeugodacus cucurbitae isolate PBARC_wt_2022May chromosome 5, idZeuCucr1.2, whole genome shotgun sequence DNA encodes the following proteins:
- the LOC105212728 gene encoding GTP-binding nuclear protein Ran, with product MAQEGDIPTFKCVLVGDGGTGKTTFVKRHMTGEFEKKYVATLGVEVHPLIFHTNRGAIRFNVWDTAGQEKFGGLRDGYYIQGQCAIIMFDVTSRVTYKNVPNWHRDLVRVCENIPIVLCGNKADIKDRKVKAKSIVFHRKKNLQYYDISAKSNYNFEKPFLWLARKLVGDPNLEFVAMPALLPPEVKMDKDWQLQIERDLQEAQETALPEEDEDL from the exons aTGGCTCAGGAAGGTGATATTCCCACATTCAAATGCGTTTTGGTCGGAGATGGTGGTACTGGCAAGACCACTTTTGTTAAACGTCATATGACAGGCGAATTCGAGAAAAAATATGTTGCTACACTCGGTGTTGAAGTGCATCCCCTTATTTTCCATACAAATCGTGGCGCTATCCGTTTTAATGTCTGGGACACAGCTGGTCAAGAGAAATTTGGCGGCTTACGTGACGGCTATTACATTCAGGGACAATGTGCTATTATTATGTTTGATGTAACTTCACGAGTAACATACAAAAACGTTCCCAACTGGCATAGAGATTTAGTACGCGTTTGCGAAAATATACCTATTGTCTTATGTGGTAATAAAGCTGATATCAAGGATCGCAAAGTAAAGGCCAAAAGCATAGTTTTTCATAGAAAGAAAAACTTGCAG TATTACGACATATCTGCAAAATCaaattacaactttgaaaaaccTTTCTTATGGCTGGCACGAAAATTGGTTGGAGATCCAAACTTGGAATTTGTGGCTATGCCAGCGTTACTTCCGCCAGAAGTCAAAATGGACAAGGACTGGCAGCTGCAAATCGAAAGAGATTTACAAGAAGCTCAAGAAACCGCATTGCCAGAAGAGGATGaagatttgtaa